Genomic segment of Benincasa hispida cultivar B227 chromosome 1, ASM972705v1, whole genome shotgun sequence:
AAACAATAGTAATTATCTTCACTTTTGTAGAGACACTTTAAGAATTTAATGGACGTGAAGAATGAGCATGCATAAATAATGCTAGAAGAGTgtaaaatattcataaatttattaatttaaataaaataaatttgatcgATGCTCAAGTAAATCTATAAATACATTTGCcaaaatttatttatgtaattttccaaaattaatatcatcttttttttcttcttcttctaaatcttTGTCAATTTCATGATACGAACGTGgtttataatttattgaatatatgagaTAAAATTTCTTAACAATATTAAGAGAAAAAATCAATAGAAGAACAAGTAATCAGAGAAGATTAGTTAGTATTAATAGGTATCAAATTTTCACATGCTTCTTCTTATCCCGTGAAttgtttaaatgttaattattagAATATTTTCCATGATTAAAACTAATGGGATTAAGTATGgaaacaaaatacaaattgATTGGTATGCAATTAATTAATGAAGCATTGAAAAACTTGATTATATTTGTTTGACATAAATATAATCTAATGAACCAAACCAAAAAAGGAAAGGTGAAAAAACCTTTCTTTTgcgatttttccattttcaacgGGTGTGCACAAGACTAGACTCTCATCATTTCACACTGCAAAAAATACTAATTTGTTCAATCTCCCCACGGATGAACATGAAAAGAACCAACGTCACCGATCTGTTGGTACAAAAAATTAAGGCAACTACTTGGTTTAAGGGTCAAGATTAAAGCAGCAAACAATGGCGACTGTtggtttgaattttcaaaagggGTGTACGCGTAGCTGAATAGAAGAAGCCACTTGCCAAGATTAAGTTGCTATATAGAAATTTCAACAGAACCCCCAACTCCCGTCTCTCCCTTTCATCCCTCTCCGCGatcaacttttttcttttttcttttttcttttttcaaagttGCATAGCTACGAATTCTCAGCTCACCTTCTAAGGTCAGTTTGGATTCTGGGTATCTTTTGATTTCTGTTGTTTTGGGTTCAAATTCTAGTTATGATCGTGTTCTGTGCTCTGCTTTGATTGTTGATTTATCACTTTGCAAAGTCTCTCTCtttccatcttcattttcttttgttgtttttggAGTTTGAAACGAACTTCGGGAATTGGATTAGCAGTCTAAGCCGTTTATTTGCTAATTTTTAAAGGATCTGGTGTCTTGATCAATCTTTTATGTTGGGTTTGTTGCGTTTCCTTTTGAGTTTGGAAGTGAATTCTGGGGTCAGGAAACCCAGAAGATAAATTGTTTCTCGAGGCGTACTTGACTGGATGATGCTTTGCTCACCATGATCTTTCATGGCTGCTTCTTGAAGCCTATCGAGCTTTACTTCATACCATTACGATAAACATATCTTATCACTTCTGAGGGAACTATCTCAAGTTTTTGTTTCATGGAGGAATCTCCAATTCTCTACTTTCCATTTGGGTTCAACGTTAGAATTCCATATTTTTTGGTTAGCAAGTAGTCCTAAAAGTTCCACTGAACCCCATAGATCTAGGATATCATCTAGCCAATTCCACTTGAAAGGATGCTGCTGATGAATGATAAGAGGGGATGTGGTTTGCTTTTTGTTGGGCAGTGCCAGGGAACATATGTTTGTTTGTTATATCTGATCAAATAATCTTTGCAAATGTTAATCAATAATGAATTGTTCATATGCACATTCTCTGGGGGAAGGGAGGACTGAGTTCTATGGAGTATGGATCTTGTCACGATGCAAATCTGCTGCATTGTTGATTATTTCTTGTTTGAcatgttcttttctttttctttttcttttttttttgtgtttttttccaTCAAATAAACTTGTATTTATAAGTTGGAGAACTACACATTTTCCATCTTGAGATTATATGAACTTAGAAAATCATTAGGCAAATCATAttttagttggactataattgTACTAGAGTTGCCTCCATGTACGGTCTCTGCATAGATAGTCTTCTTACTAAAAATTAACATCTGAGattcttttacatttattaTGTCCTATTCCTATAGCTAATTATAAACTGATTTGTTCCAATGACAGGTTTCCGTAATTAAAGTCGGTTTGATCATAACACTCCCTGAAGGAGCGAAAAACAGCTGCTGCTTTATCATATAGATATGACTTGCTTCCCTTTTTTGTTCAGTAAGAGGGTAAAACCCCCAACAAGAAGTTTGGTCGATGAAGAAGGTAAATTAATTACCGGGCATGCATAACCTCATCTTTTAATGGACATATTTGAAGAGTTTCTTgtcattaaaaattaaaatatgtaaaatgACTGTGCAACACTGTGCAGTCTTTTCTGCAAGGAAATTTTAAcattcttattcttcttctatgGTATAGAATTTTCGAGCATGCAAAATGTTAAATTTTACACATATAAAGAGCTAAAAGTCGCAACCGAAGATTTCAGCTTGGCGAATAAAATAGGGGAAGGTGGTTTTGGTTCTGTGTACAAGGTAGCTCAATATCTCCGTTAACATGAACTGTAATTGTTGTGCTTTATATCTAAAGCGTTTCTAAGTTGCGTTATTCCCTATATTCATCATGAGTATAACCTTGAGAACTACTATCTATGATCAGGGAAAGCTAAAAGATGGAAAGATTGCTGCCATAAAAGTTCTTTCGGCTGAGTCAAGACAAGGATTGAGGGAATTCTTGACAGAAATTAATGTCATCTCTGTGATAGAACATGAAAATCTGGTTCAGCTTTATGGCTGCTGTGTGGATGATAATCATAGAATTCTGGTCTACAATTACCTTGAGAATAATAGCCTTGCCCAAACTCTTCTTGGTACGAACTGAATCCTATCCTCAAATTTATATGCCAGAGTTGTATTCTTGAGCGCCCCTCTTTTTAGGATTACCTGCTTTCATTTACATTATGAGGGTAGGCAGGCATGTTGAATGAAGGTCATGCTTTTGTTTGTTCTGTTAAATTGCAGTTCAAGGCTCAAAatattgtttctttttcaggGCGAGGTTACAGTAGCATCCAGTTTAATTGGCAAACAAGGTCTAGGATTTGCATTGGAATTGCACGTGGGCTTGCCTTCCTTCACGAGGATGTACAGCCACATATCATTCATAGAGATATCAAAGCGAGCAACATTCTTCTTGATTGCAACCTCTCTCCTAAAATTTCAGATTTTGGTCTCGCAAAGCTTATTCCAGCCAGCATGACTCACGTCAGTACACGAGTGGCAGGAACAATGTAAGCAACTCTATTTCTGATCGAATTTCTTGATTGTGCATACAATTTCCCGTGTATTGTTCAGAAATAAAAGATATGTTTGGATGTTTGAAGAAAGACTGGCGTTTATGGTAGTTTGTGTGTGGAATTGTGGTTCTGACACAAATATCACAGTATAGGCAAAGTTTCTTTAATTGATTCTTTTTCGTGCAGctgcatattttattaaaattgtatGTTTTTGCCAACCTTGTTCAAAAAAGTGTTATCCGACTTTGTAGCATTTAGTGATATGTTGCATTTGTTATGACTGTACAGGGCCCCGTTGGCAActctttagtttttttatttttttgtttttgaaaattaagtctattttctctaaatttcttgtcatggttttcatttttatctagTAAAAGAGTTGAAGTCTTAATcgaatttcaaaataaaaaaccagtttttaaaaactactttttttagttttcaaaacttgacatggtttttgaaaacattgatagaaagtagataacaaagcaagaaatttagagatggaatgagtgtttataggcttagttttcaaaaactaaaaaccaaatggttactaaacgggCCTAAATTTGTTATGATTCTACAAACATAGAACACAACAACCAAAATTTAGTTTCCTACTCAAGAACAATCTTTTATCTTTTTGGTCTCTCTCATTTCGCTATgatgaaattcactttttaatttttgtttgtctatctttgttgatgaaattcactttttaatttttgtctACGCTTGTGTTTGTTTAGTGGTTACCTAGCTCCGGAATATGCGATAAGAGGGCAGGTGACAAGAAAATCAGATATTTATAGTTTTGGAGTCCTACTTGTGGAAATAGTCAGCGGGAGATGCAACACAAATACACAATTACCAATCGGAGAACAATATCTTCTTGAAAGGGTACGCACCGGTTTCTCTAATCCCTTTTTTTCATCATAATCTTCTCATATTCTACCCGCAAGTAGTGAATTATGTTTATGTTAGATGAAACTGGGCTCTTACTTCATGATTTTAAGTTAGAAAAGGATGGTTCGCCAAAATGAACACAGACTTGAAAATTGTAAAGAAGTGAAGGAGGAGGCTAATATATCTAGTGAAACTTCCATTCATTATCCTTGCCCTTTAAATTCAATTCTGCCTGCGTTGATTCAGCTgccaattttatttcaatttagatCTTAGAACTCACTTGAGCAAATCTTTTGATCACCGATCGTTTGTTATGGAAAGCGTGAGATTACATTTCACTGTCTGCAATGTACTAATGTGTTGAATCTATGTTTGGGTATTGCAGACATGGAATCTTTATGAGCGAGGAGAGCTCGTTCTGCTAATTGATATGTCCTTAAACGGCAACTTTGATGCAGAGGAGGCTTGTAAATATCTAAAGATTGGTCTACTTTGCACGCAAGACAGTCCAAAACTCCGTCCATCCATGTCGACTGTGGTAAAGATGTTAACGGGTGAGATGAGTATCGAAGACAGAAAGATAACGAAACCGGGGCTGATTTCGGACTTCATGGATCTAAAAGTAAAGAATCCAGAGGAAAAGAAAGGGAACAGAGAGGGGGTGTCTTCTGATAGTCTGTCCTCTGGATCAAACATCCTTGGAAATTCAACAATGTCATCTGAAGCCACAACTGTTACAACTGCAACCTTCACTGCACAATATGACGGGAATACTTTCTCATCTACACTGTGAAAGTGACTAGCCAATTTAATTTATTCTCTTCTGTAATAGAGTTTTGGGAAAAAGTGTTAAATTGTTtgatatgttttttcttttggtaGGAAGAGTTATTGGAAGCCTTTGTAATATATTGTAGAAATTGATGTGTTTCCTTGCTTACcgtgaattccatttttttttccttccttcctCCTCAGCTATAAAAACCAGCTTAAAGAATCACGTTGAGCTATACTTCCATTTGCAATTTCCTAGCATCAGTCTTTCCACTTGAACcgaataaattgaaattttttcttctaatttagtTGGAGCTGGAAACGGAGAATTTTTGGATGCTAagtgttttcttttcttatttactTTTTTGCAATTTTGGATTAGGGTGAGGATATACCCCAATCTCATCCctcaactttttaaaataaaatatttatttgaaattttaaatttgagcgTACATGGTGGGTAAGACATTCATTACCGTCTCATATAGgcaataaataatttttttaccaTGCAAATGTTTAACCCAAAAACAGAAAAGTACCAATTTATATCCCTTAAAACTCTGAGGTTTGTCTTCTTAttgaaataaatgaaatgaTATAAGATTTTTATTGGAAACGCTCAAATCctctatttttttctcttgaattaaatttaaaattgaaagataaagagttttttttttatcctcgataaatattttgtaaaaaatattatattgaattaaaatttgattctatTTTTTCAATCTCGATGATTGAATAATAATAGGTTATTATGATTTCGAGAAAGTCGCTATGGTGAAATCGGTAGACACTCTTCTCTTAGAAAGCAATGCTAGAGCATCTTGGTTCAAGTCCGAGTGGCAGTGGCGGcatgctatttttttttatattcgaATAATTGAATTGAGggaccttttaaaaaaaaaattatgttaattTCATCTTTGGTAAAATCAAGTCCACCACGTAGACATTCTTAGCGAATAATCCCAACTTTGGTTTAATAGTACATCCTGATAGAGGGCGACCATACTTGTTCAATTTATCTCTTTCATCCTGGATACCATGATTGTCAGTAAACATGTTAGTAACCtaactttcttaaaaaaaaaaggtctaaGGGATAAGCTACATAAGCAATATGTTGATTCGTGATGGTCTCATtgtattatatgtgatacaaaAAATTGCTTTTATGTGAtataacaagtttttttttttttttttttttttattggaataTTTTGATTACATCGtgtaatttcatttattttgttattttgattCCGATTGTATCTACACAGAgttttttttgttgatatttttaGGGTTGCTAACTCAATGATAGAGTACTCGACTTTTAAATGCGGCTAGCACCTTTTACACATTTCTATGAAGTAACATATTCATCCATACTATCGGTAGAGTTTGTAAGACCACGGGAGTAGTTGCTTTAAAGTGAATTACCCCTAGATACACATTTATTTAatgcttatttatttatttatttattttgagtatactgattccattttttttaataaagcttttctatatatatataaaaaaatccaaTGGATTTCAAATTTATGCAAAATTCTTTTCCAATTCGAGAATATCTAATATATGTTTTACGTCTTCAGAACAACCTTTTTAATTTAATAGGCCACAACCAGCCCTTCCTTCCCCTAAAGCCAGAActgaaatggaaaaatggttgAAAAAACAAGGAGAGCTGCTAGCCAACTTATAGGAAGAGTTGCAGAAAAAACAAGGAGAGCTGCTAGCCAATTTAACAGGAAATGTTTAGAGACCATGGGCTCAACATTCAGGAATTGACCATTTTTTCAGAGGAAAAATCTCCAGAAAAGTACGACAATGCCTGACATAGACAAATACGATGGAACTGATTGTCCTAAGACTCATCTGCTGCTGTTTTTCTCAAGGAGGCTATCAATGGCATACCTAGTTAATGTGTCTAAATAATCAAgtgaaatgaaatttttatggaaaaaagagttataattaaaaaatgaaataaatatcgTAAATATAGAGTGGGATGGAAAAGATAGAAAATCACTAGAACAAAACAAGTAACAACTAATATAATGctatttatgtgtgtgtgtgtgtgtatatatgtatgtatgtatgtatgcagGCTAGGCCATTTCAGTCTTCTTTTATCCTCAGCAATGCCCAAAGACTCCCATGCCTTTCTTGGTTGGACCAACCCGCAATTTCCGACAagtctttcttcatttttcgaGCAAGAAGCGGAACTACAAGAAAGCTTTCTTTATCTTTATGGATAACCAatccattttcaaatatagttaGGAGACTCTCCCCAAGAAATTGACATGAGTGAAGAATTTAGAAATGTGTGTGTCTTTTCTAAAGAGAAAATCGAATATATAGGGGCGGACTTGTCATCCACCTGAactcttttctaaaaaaagagcATTTCATGATTCTTGCCCCTTATAATTAC
This window contains:
- the LOC120068022 gene encoding cold-responsive protein kinase 1 is translated as MTCFPFLFSKRVKPPTRSLVDEEEFSSMQNVKFYTYKELKVATEDFSLANKIGEGGFGSVYKGKLKDGKIAAIKVLSAESRQGLREFLTEINVISVIEHENLVQLYGCCVDDNHRILVYNYLENNSLAQTLLGRGYSSIQFNWQTRSRICIGIARGLAFLHEDVQPHIIHRDIKASNILLDCNLSPKISDFGLAKLIPASMTHVSTRVAGTIGYLAPEYAIRGQVTRKSDIYSFGVLLVEIVSGRCNTNTQLPIGEQYLLERTWNLYERGELVLLIDMSLNGNFDAEEACKYLKIGLLCTQDSPKLRPSMSTVVKMLTGEMSIEDRKITKPGLISDFMDLKVKNPEEKKGNREGVSSDSLSSGSNILGNSTMSSEATTVTTATFTAQYDGNTFSSTL